TGTACATAATTCGATATCCGCATTCTCGACATCTGATAGGATCTCTTGGTTTAATTTCATTCTCTCTATGGCATTCTGAAAAAGAAACATGATACGGGATTACCAAAACTTTGTacaataattattgtaatatttattgAAGTAAAAATGTTCACAAAACTTTACCTCCACACACATATATCATTGGAACTTTGGTAACCGACTGTTCTTTGTTAGATGTGTCTGCCATTATGATTCGTAATTAACAACAAAGCGattagattaaattaattaactcACAAAAATAAGTGATATCGGACAATATTGTCTTCTAATCGTTATTCTAAGCACATGCCTTTGCCTCATCTCATGCAAGAAAGGCAAACAAGAAAATATCAAAGTGTCAATTCGATTGTCATTGTCATTTGTTGTCATTCTACAGAAAATAGTTGCTAGGTGAAAtaatactagcaaaaagcagagctttgtaagggctcgcggagtttttctacctaaacgtaccggaccgcgactttgatccagtccgaggcttgttccatgttcgatcgagtgggtacgtaataagtcagttaaggacgcagctataagtgagagcaagaaagaaatatacctactaattagaCCCCAGGATTGGAGGATTGGAATTGGTCaacgagccaatgtccttgaatttatttatgcgtccacaccagttttacgctcaattgtgtgcaattgagcgtaaaactatcccgtctggacacctactggcggtaatcatgctgctccgcacataaacttacgtataatttgctctcttaagtgctcatcaagacgagtgagatgaccaaaacagcgtgtgcctatgttgcaccaaacctgagttctactaggtacagccagggttcagaatCCGCTCTATCtggggtactgctctcccaagtgctcatcaagacgtgttaaatgactaaaacagcgtgtgcctatgttgcaccaaacctgagttccgctaggtacagccagggttcagcatcaactctatcgtactgctctcccaagtgctcatcaagacgtgtcgaattactaaaacagcgtgtgcctatgttgcacgaAACCTAAGTttcaataggtactgccagggttcagcatcagctctatcttgggtactgctctcccaagtgctcattctgacgagtcggatgaccaaaacagcgtgtatctatgttgcaccaaacctgagttctactaggtacagccagggtttagcatcagctcatcagctctatcttgggtagtgCTCTCCCAAATtcccatcaagacgtgtcgaatgactgaAACAGCGTGTGGctatgttgcaccgaacctgagttctactaggtacagccagggttcagcatcagctctatcttgggtactactctcctaagtgctcatcaagccgagtcggatgaccaaaacagcgtgtgcatatgttgtattaaacccgagctccactaggtactgccagggttcagcatcagctatcttgggtcaGTACCCAgcaccaagtgatcatcatttattttttatttttttttattttttttatttcaaaacaagtTATACAGCATAACAGTATAAATACCAAACCACTGCTAACTTACACAGAATATTATAAGAAGAAGAAAACAGTATACAATTAATCACAAATTACACAATATTAACACACGATAATGTACCATTTTAAACTGTAGAAGGACGTGCATCCATCTTCTCACAAAACCTCAAACATTCATCACGCACAACCACCTGTCTGCCTGCAAACAAATCACACTGAGAGGCTGATGCAAGGAGCGCATTCAAAAGGAGCAAAGAACGAACCAGAGGGGAATTCCTACGTGCTACAGTACGCGAAGATGGGACTGCCAGGAGACAACGGTCACGAGGTCTGAACTCGATTCTGGTCCGTGAGGGAACGTACAGACGTACTAGTTGCCCCGCCAGCTCAATGCACATGCAGTCCGACTCTCCGCGCAGGATACCGCAAGCAGTAGTGAGAAGTccaaaattacgtcttacctcCAGAGAGTTGAAACCCAGTATTCCTAGCAAAAATTTGGTTGGGTATAGGAACGGATAGtacccatacatttttttatagaggAACCGTAAGAATACCTTTTGCACTCTCTCCAGAAGCAAGACATAAGATGCCTCATAAGGATTCCAAACAACGGAGGCGGACTCGAGTTTGCTTCTTACTAGGGCACTGTACAGGAGCTTTATAGTACCAGTGTCATGAAAATCCCTAGAATTCCTGACTACAAACCCTAACCTCTTGGAGCAGTCACGCGCCAATGACAACATGTGGTCATGAAAGTTGAGATGGGAGTCAAGGATAACGCCTAGATCCCGAACGGAATCCAGGATGTACTCGTAGAAAAGTGGATTGCGAGCTCTACTAAATGTCATGACCGCACACTTTGTTGTATTAAAAGTCAACCTATTTTTGATACTCCACCGGTGAACTCTGTCTACGTCTTCTTGGAGAGATAAACAGTCTGATATGTCCTGGATACCGTAAATAATTTTGAGGTCATCGGCGTACAGCAAGCATCCAGCAGATCTAACAACAGATGGTAAGTCATCGATCATGATTCCAAACAGCAATGGCCCCAGAATGGaactgacgagtcggatgtccagcCCAggatgtgtctatgttgcaccaaacctgagttccgctaggtacagccagggttcagcatcagctctatcgtactgctctcccaagtgctcatcaagacgtgtcgaattactaaaacagcgtatgcctatgttgcaccaaacctgagttccactaggtacttgctgccagggttctggatcattttgttgaactgcacgccgacgttgcaattagcgtgcagtcggcgtgcagtttccatacaagttgcagtcgggttgtaggccgatacagacggcctaaaatatgcttatctttatttataattttggcagttccaagcaatagtaacactaaaactttctcgaactgaaaatatacccgatttaagtttgcttTGCTAACATAACATGACTGATCTGAGGGccaaccgcgaaccacgttcgatgtattgcctctctgtcgcacttgtaaattactacgtaagtgtgacatggagacaacacgtcgaacatggttcccggtaggccctcagttcatcggcgtcacagaacagaacatacgagtaaattgacctccgctgtgaatatacagcaagattgaatgttccagtattcagagaaacttaattgctaaatttgtAATTTGACGAATAAACTAATTTATACACAAACAGAACAGATAGAATCAGAACAAGACAGATTAGACATATTATCACGTGTAAGAAGGAAAGACAGAGAGTCGACAAATATATCATGTtgattgctaaattgggaatcaaaccgagcgaagcgagatgGGTCAGAATCCCAAATGTTACCCccttttttgtattcatcgttgttagcacatagtacattagcacgaattttaattcataatttttctaacagatgtcgctagtagtaatacaaagtgttattcctttattttatttttttaggtttataaaatgatatttttatgtttgataacacatctagacatgaatttaaattactatgttaaatttcaaacctataagtgcgatagtttttccgtaaagtgtaccacaagaatgcatagtttgtcgaatagtgatagggctcgcttcgctcgccctaattataggcaaattagactctcgcgcgagccacgagacgagccgcgagccgtgccacgagacgcgagtccaccgcttacactctcgttcggcttgtcattcggttataaaccttatgccgtgccgttagtgtttaaattatattagctcgacgagcttgcgagccacgagacgagcgcgagcccaccgcttacactcgcgtctcgtggcgcggctcgcggctcgtctcgtggctcgcgcgagagtctaaattgggaGTTAGAATGTACCACACGATCCAACACGATCAAGGCTTGGAGAACATCCAACACGTACATAACAAGTATaaatggtcaaccaaatcttgtcagtaaaaaaagacgcgaaattcaaattttctataggacgatatcccttcgcgcctacatttctaatttgccgcctttttctactgacaagatctggttgaccaagtatatattctTGCAAACAACTGAGTCAGTTGAATAAGGTAATTTTCTAAGGGACCATAATAACCCATCGACGCAGTGTGTTAGAGCTATCACGTTACGagccatagatggtaggatcctatagatgaGCTACGTGTGCGTAGTGCGGTAGTGTGAATCTCGACAGAAGGACTTGTATCCATGGTCAtgaaataactttaaaaaaaagtgtgaaTCTTAAATATCCAAATATCTCAATTGAATTGTCACTGCCAAGCCAAACTGGCATGTCAAAGTCAAATCATCTTCCACTTTTCACTTGTGGTTTGTTTTGTTTGGGTAATTTGTGTTATGCTAGAAGCTGAAGTTCAGGCCTGGATTTTACTAATTAACAACAAAaacaattttgatttttatatacACATTGTTATCAGTAAACAGCAAACATTAGTGCTCCTAAGAGGACCGGAAAAATGCACTTTCTAGACAACTTTGATCCAGTAACATCTGAGCGTGAACGTCGTAAGCTGAACCGTAAAAACTATTTTGGAAAGTAAGTGGATTAGTGTCTTGATACCGTtggtttaataaaattattagacataaaactcaaatataatttgtgttttgtaattCCAGTCGTAAAAGTAAATCAATATACAACGAACATGGTGAAATAGCGGCCACAGGTAAAGACGTATGTGATTGCTTGGACGAAAAGTGCCCTGGATGCCACTTCCCTTGTCCGAAATGCAGTTCTTGTAAATGTGGCCATGAATGCAGGTAATAACTAACTTCTAGTTTTACTGTTACCACGTTGTTGATAGGAAACCAAATGGAAACTTTATAGCTTG
This region of Cydia amplana chromosome 4, ilCydAmpl1.1, whole genome shotgun sequence genomic DNA includes:
- the LOC134647607 gene encoding DNA-directed RNA polymerases I, II, and III subunit RPABC4, coding for MADTSNKEQSVTKVPMIYVCGECHRENEIKPRDPIRCRECGYRIMYKKRTKRLVVFDAR
- the LOC134647608 gene encoding ARL14 effector protein; its protein translation is MHFLDNFDPVTSERERRKLNRKNYFGNRKSKSIYNEHGEIAATGKDVCDCLDEKCPGCHFPCPKCSSCKCGHECRVNRKWMYDRIEIEGNDAIIKNEYKHK